In Zobellia roscoffensis, the following are encoded in one genomic region:
- a CDS encoding HNH endonuclease family protein, with translation MISLDLHTPNITVAKQLHHDKLYPIIKQRIDGLPASELKTFLADWRISAILTDTPEFLEEHHNDLLDAIPGYSVAGWTEFLRIKGIQAVRRNAIESDIFNLYNHFVEDINGIFKYTGGFARKTSPYSAYDLAESLNIQTCTYCNRIYTKTVRNPTKITRPEFDHWFPKESYPLLALSFFNLIPSCHVCNSSVKGKTVMSLDTFIHPYVDSAPQYKFSYRIDSYNKYKFQISRNSGSKEDATIKAFKLEEIYATHEDEIEDLVRLRKLYSPRYLLQLRTLLSKADQKVSIEELYRLAFGTHINEADFHKRPLSKMKKDILKELNIIK, from the coding sequence CTACATACTCCAAATATTACAGTTGCAAAGCAGCTGCATCATGATAAATTATATCCAATAATCAAACAACGTATTGATGGCCTGCCTGCTTCCGAATTAAAAACTTTTCTGGCAGATTGGAGGATAAGTGCTATTCTTACGGATACTCCAGAATTTTTGGAAGAACATCACAACGATTTGTTAGATGCTATTCCGGGGTACTCCGTTGCCGGATGGACAGAATTCTTAAGAATTAAAGGCATACAAGCTGTAAGGAGGAATGCTATAGAAAGTGATATATTTAATCTGTACAACCATTTTGTCGAAGATATAAATGGCATTTTTAAATATACCGGAGGGTTCGCGAGAAAAACTAGCCCATATTCCGCTTATGATTTAGCTGAATCTCTGAATATTCAAACTTGTACGTATTGCAATCGTATCTATACAAAGACGGTTAGAAATCCCACTAAAATTACTAGACCTGAATTTGACCATTGGTTTCCGAAGGAAAGCTATCCTTTGCTTGCATTATCTTTTTTTAATCTTATTCCTTCTTGTCATGTTTGCAATAGTAGTGTTAAGGGTAAGACCGTAATGAGTCTTGACACCTTTATACATCCGTATGTGGATAGTGCACCACAGTATAAGTTTAGCTATAGAATTGACAGCTATAATAAATACAAATTTCAAATTAGTAGGAATAGTGGTTCTAAGGAGGATGCAACCATTAAGGCCTTCAAATTGGAAGAAATTTATGCAACTCATGAAGATGAGATTGAGGATTTAGTAAGGTTAAGAAAATTATACTCTCCTCGTTATTTGCTACAACTTAGAACTTTGCTTAGTAAGGCAGACCAAAAAGTTTCCATTGAAGAACTCTACCGGTTAGCATTTGGTACGCATATAAATGAGGCTGATTTTCATAAGAGACCTCTCAGTAAAATGAAAAAAGATATTCTCAAAGAATTAAATATTATTAAATGA